Proteins encoded together in one Anopheles darlingi chromosome 3, idAnoDarlMG_H_01, whole genome shotgun sequence window:
- the LOC125953567 gene encoding caspase-1-like — MANKRKYGETVLVQSGSTQMECDAAGQHAEDDPDEEYNMNHEKRGRAIIISHEKFTALDPRKGTNKDRDDVCKVLEKLGFEVRHLNDPEKSTINEKLEQIAKEDHTNSDCLVVIVMTHGAPGVLYAADGAYNVDELWNKFTGDSCKTLHGKPKLFFIQACRGVKLDSGVQYVEDTVDAIEMQPTSYFTVPTEPDFLVMFSTYDGHYSFRNPSNGSWFIQSLCTVLESYGHKKELLRILTAVSENVAYNYISNVPDKDKFDKKKQIPTIISTLTKAVYFRSK; from the exons AtggcaaacaaacgcaaataTGGAGAGACAGTGCTTGTACA ATCTGGATCCACGCAAATGGaatgtgatgctgctggacaGCATGCAGAAGACGATCCAGATGAAGAGTACAACATGAATCACGAGAAACGAGGTAGGGCCATCATTATTAGTCATGAGAAATTCACCGCCTTGGATCCACGCAAAGGCACCAACAAGGACCGAGACGATGTATGTAAGGTTCTGGAGAAACTAGGATTCGAAGTGCGACATTTGAACGATCCCGAGAAATCTACAATCAATGAGAAATTGGAACAGATTGCCAAGGAAGACCACACAAACAGTGATTGCCTTGTGGTTATAGTGATGACCCACGGTGCTCCAGGTGTACTGTATGCTGCAGACGGAGCCTACAACGTTGACGAACTATGGAATAAGTTCACCGGAGACTCTTGTAAAACGCTTCATGGAAAGCCGAAACTCTTTTTTATTCAAGCGTGTCGCGGCGTAAAATTAGACAGTGGTGTACAATATGTTGAGGATACGGTTGATGCCATCGAAATGCAGCCAACTTCTTACTTCACTGTTCCCACTGAACCAGACTTCCTGGTTATGTTTTCGACATACGATGGACACTATTCTTTTCGTAATCCAAGCAACGGTTCATGGTTTATACAATCGCTTTGTACCGTGCTCGAATCTTATGGTCATAAAAAGGAACTGTTGCGAATACTAACTGCCGTATCAGAGAATGTAGCGTACAATTACATATCGAATGTGCCCGACAAAGACAAGTTcgataaaaagaagcagataCCAACCATCATTTCTACGCTTACTAAGGCAGTCTACTTTCGATCGAAATAA
- the LOC125958020 gene encoding uncharacterized protein LOC125958020 gives MSSLRNMENVHQNDETDAIVLRHSESTQANSEPIAQRCGIVAANPDDEYSMNHKKRGIAIIINQENFNCTLKLPTRKGTNKDRDDVRKVLEKLQFQVRVLNDPSKSTLFKELEKNAKEDHTNSDCLVVIVMTHGGPGVLYAKDEAYNIDELWNKFTGDSCKTLHGKPKLFFIQACRGEKLDTMECDTVDARDTSKTKRATYTIPTMANLLVMYSIYDGSWFIQSLCAALNNHGHRKELLRILTVVSRNVVNNYLKFEPDSEKMNALKQMPCIVSMLTKAVYFRQKSISDKPLDGENVSSVDSDDLYNNRELSNTNPTPHNLFLKPLKKTLFKNPPSYTTEGMQQKAYIFHHHSFEVDSFSNGRKSGIEDPDNLKATFENLGFSVHDPIKDLKLCELRAKMDSIASENHEDTGCVLFVIMTCGEKNLLFAKDRAYPITELLDRFSNTKCPTLSGKPKVFLIQACTKGITNPAIDPPIDVLVMYSSYIENTNPSDSEAQLLQTVFIETLLEVLKAYDKKEDINSILDSVRRLVVNQLIEQDPANRETREYPSTILMSMLTKSLKL, from the exons ATGTCATCATTGCGCAACATGGAAAACGTACACCAGAACGACGAAACGGACGCCATTGTGTTAAGACA TTCCGAATCTACACAAGCGAATAGTGAACCTATTGCACAACGGTGTGGTATAGTTGCTGCTAATCCAGACGACGAGTATTCTATGAACCACAAGAAACGAGGTATTGCTATCATTATAAATCAAGAAAATTTTAATTGCACACTGAAGCTGCCTACACGAAAAGGCACCAACAAGGACCGAGACGATGTCCGTAAGGTTCTAGAGAAGCTGCAATTCCAAGTACGAGTTTTGAATGATCCTTCTAAATCCACACTCTTCAAAGAATTGGAAAAAAATGCCAAGGAAGACCACACAAACAGTGATTGCCTTGTGGTTATAGTGATGACCCACGGTGGTCCAGGTGTACTGTATGCTAAAGACGAAGCCTACAACATTGACGAACTATGGAATAAGTTCACCGGAGACTCTTGTAAAACGCTTCATGGAAAGCCGAAACTGTTTTTCATACAAGCGTGTCGCGGCGAAAAATTAGACACAATGGAATGTGACACGGTTGATGCTCGAGATACATCGAAGACAAAACGTGCTACATACACCATTCCCACAATGGCCAACCTGCTGGTAATGTACTCGATCTACGATGGTTCATGGTTTATACAATCGCTTTGCGCCGCGCTTAATAACCATGGCCACCGTAAAGAATTGCTACGAATACTAACAGTGGTATCGCGGAACGTTGTGAATAACTATCTAAAATTCGAACCGGatagcgaaaaaatgaatgccTTGAAGCAGATGCCTTGTATTGTTTCAATGCTTACAAAGGCAGTCTATTTCCGCCAGAAATCTATATCGGATAAACCCCTTGATGGTGAAAACGTCAGTAGCGTGGATTCTGATGA CTTGTACAACAATCGTGAACTAAGTAACACTAATCCAACGCCTCATAACCTTTTTCTTAAGCCCCTAAAAAAAACGTTGTTTAAGAATCCACCTTCCTACACAACGGAAGGCATGCAACAAAAGGCGTACATCTTCCATCATCACTCATTTGAAGTAGATTCTTTCAGCAATGGTCGCAAAAGTGGAATTGAAGATCCAGATAACCTAAAAGCTACCTTCGAAAATTTGGGATTCAGCGTGCATGATCCGATCAAAGATCTAAAGCTGTGCGAGCTGCGAGCAAAGATGGACAGTATAGCTTCAGAAAATCATGAGGACACaggatgtgttttgtttgtgataaTGACATGCGGAGAGAAGAATTTGCTTTTCGCTAAAGACCGTGCATATCCAATAACAGAGTTATTGGATAGATTTTCAAACACCAAGTGTCCAACGCTATCTGGCAAACCTAAGGTGTTTCTCATACAGGCGTGTACGAAGGGCATAACCAATCCTGCAATCGATCCTCCCATAGACGTGCTAGTAATGTACTCTTCCTACATTGAGAACACCAATCCAAGCGACTCGGAAGCACAGCTCCTACAAACTGTGTTCATTGAAACGCTTCTCGAGGTGCTTAAGGCCTACGATAAAAAGGAGGATATCAACAGCATTCTCGACAGCGTCAGGCGCCTTGTAGTCAATCAGCTGATCGAACAGGATCCTGCGAATAGGGAAACTCGAGAGTATCCAAGCACGATTCTTATGTCGATGCTCACCAAAAGCCTAAAACTTTGA